The following are from one region of the Primulina eburnea isolate SZY01 chromosome 17, ASM2296580v1, whole genome shotgun sequence genome:
- the LOC140818025 gene encoding secreted RxLR effector protein 161-like, whose amino-acid sequence MLQSTKVWLADKFYVKNMGEASYLLGIQIYKDISKRMLELTQSAYIDTILRRFSMEDSKRGYLPMSHGVTLSKCMCPKTDEEIENMSHIPYASAIGSIMYVMIFTRPDIAYALSVASRYQSNPGPLHWKVVKDILKYLKRTKNLFLVYRSVELKLEGYTDSSFQSDVDDSKSTSGFVFKLNSGVVSWMISKQDTTIDSTTEADSCIGCSKGGCLDAEFYPRIRCHSSNS is encoded by the coding sequence ATGTTGcagtcaactaaagtatggttagctgaTAAGTTCTACGTGAAGAATATGGGTGAAGCATCATATTtattaggaatacagatctataaaGATATATCAAAGAGGATGCTAGAGCTCACCCAATCCgcatatatcgataccatactGAGGAGATTTTCTATGGAGGATTCCAAGAGAGGATATCTCCCAATGTCTCATGGTGTGACTCTATCCAAGTGTATGTGCCCtaagactgatgaagagatagaaaaCATGAGCCACATTCCATATGCGTCTGCTATAGGAAGTATTATGTATGTTATGATATTTACTCGACCTGATATTGCATATGCACTGAGTGTTGCAAGTAGATATCAATCAAATCCCGGACCACTGCATTGGAAAGTAGTGAAggacattcttaagtacttgaaaagaactaagaatttgttcttggtatataGGAGTgtagaactaaaattggaaggctacactgattctagctttcAATCAGATGTGGacgattcgaaatcgacctctggatttgtattcaagcTCAATAGTGGTGTTGTCTCTTGGATGatttccaagcaagacaccacaATAGATTCAACCACTGAGGCCGATAGTTGCATCGGTTGCAGCAAAGGAGGGTGTTTGGATGCGGAATTTTATCCAAGAATTAGGTGTCACTCCTCAaacagttga